The Branchiostoma floridae strain S238N-H82 chromosome 7, Bfl_VNyyK, whole genome shotgun sequence region GGGTATTCTAATGTTCCGTGTAGTAGAGCCACATAGGCCTAAAATGGCGATATGAAACCCTGGTAGGataaaaataaacagaaaaccAATAGGGCTGCCAGTTCAAACAAAATCAGACAAATTAAAAGCGATAAATCGAAGAACCTATGCCTCGATTTCTTGATGACGTAGCCCTTAGATATATCACGTGCTGTAACAGTTTATGATCAACATGCTTAAGCTATACTATATATTTTGGTGATTTTCAGACATCGGAGAGGGTATTGAGCTTTAATGATGTAGTACCTTAAAAATACTGATAGGGAGCTCAAAATTGCAATGTCTTTTCGGCTACCGGTCTCAGTATCAATTCAAATCCATCAAATAGCTAGGTATCACCGCCCCTCCCAAGTTAAAAAGTTAATTCCataacggattaacgcacacttctgttaactgcacgacGTCCCCAAATCCctaaccggtgcggtccagctagataactttgcattattgcaccagctgtataactgcacgaaattcactggcaaataggccgtgcaattaagcggcttctactgtaatttgGCATGTCAATGCTTATAATTATTTTACATTTCAAGGAGGGTAATTTTAACACCTACTTTAAAGAACGCCTCTGTCGATCCAGACTTCACTATTCCATATCGAATCTCCGTCTGCTTGGCAAGGTCGTCAGCAGACTCGATCGGGGTGACCATTCGTTCCACCGTCAGGAACGCGGCCAGGTTAGCGGTGTAGGAGGAGATGATGATCAGGGTGAAGAACCACCACACGCCTCCTACTATCCTTCCGGAAATTGatctgaaatatgaaaataaaaacatattcaCGGGTGATATATTCTTTTTATATTCAAAGTCACTGTGATTGTTAGTCGTAATGTTACGCAATTTCGGATTACAACAGTCATTACAATTTGAGAATCAATCGGACAAATATAATGTATATGACACAATAGGTTGACATACTTCCAGTTGCTCCAGACTTGCACCTTGTGGATCAcaattgatttcataattggaatataatACAATGCTAAAGATGATACAAGTaaaatcaccccccccccccaaaaaaaagcaaAGACACAAATGAAATTCGCCTaacgatctgtcaaatcttgaGTTTACACGCGGCCGCATCCTCTGGTAAAAATGAGGTTCGTCGAAACGAGAACATCAATCCTGGCAAAATGTCATACGACTGTTGCACTTTTCCACAACTGAAGGTAGTTAATCAATGTCCAAACAGAAAGGAGAGGTCCTAAGATACTCCCTTATGGTACCACGTATGTGATTCGGGTTAGCGTAGACCGTTTGTCTTGATATGTGATATGAAATAGATTGAAAGGAAATGACTGAAAACTGTCCAACCAACCTTGGCGAAATGTCGCATCCTTGCTGCATGAACGCGCCCAGTGAGAACCACAGGCTGTTCCAGATGCCGAAATCATTGGTCTGCTCGTCTTCATCAGAACCCACCCCACACGACTCCGCCGGGTGCCATTCATATGGACTGAATCGACTCACAAGGAAAAGAACTACACTAACTCCTATGTAGGCAAACAATATGCACATCCAAATCTCATAGGCCAGAGGATCTAGAAAGGAAAAGACTCCAGGTTTGGACTTTTGTGGCTTCTTGATCATGATGCTTATGCCTGTACTCGTGTATGGTTTGGAGAAGTCGATGACACGCTCTCGTACTAAGGTGATTGTCAGTGGTGCCACGGCGAGATCAGCTTTCTGGAACGAAATGCAGAAGAGTGGTCAGTTATCGTGTGTGTACTACCGTGGCCGACAAGTACAACTTAAGCTAAAGGCACAACACGACGTACGTTTTGATAAAAGCTATCTACTAGAGAGAATCACTACTGTGTCTTGTATATTATTTCGTTAATAGTTAATTTCGATATAGTAAAGTTtatgtaaagtttattgcaaattcagtCTAAAGCTAGTACGAGCTAACTCTaaatcctgggttattgggttcgacttcttttttgaagacagtggaagacgaaagatcccaccttttaataaaaaaaactgctttcgTGCTTTTAATTTATGCATACAAATTTCCACATAACATGCCTTACCCCTTCAATCAATTCACCAACCATCCCAGTCCACTTTCCAGTCGTTTCGTTTTCTGCGCCGTACGTACCGTCCGCGACGATGTGGATTTTGTAGGTGAAGTTGACGATTCTTGCAATTTCTTCGAGCATGTCAACGGCGTACCCTTCGTATTGGCAGTTGACATTGTTTCGTGGGCATTTGGCTATCTCTTCTGCGCTTTTGTTCATCAAGTACGGTGGTTCCTGtttggaaacaaaaacacatcGAAACGTAATTTTTCTATAATAACAGGCATTGTTGTACGGATATTTACAAGTCACGTCCATAGCCTCACTGGCCATAGGGGCAGCAATTCAATCTTTGAACATTGAATACATATTTATCCCATATATATCAACGAATGCGAAATGTTCTTTCTCTCTATAGCAGCTTTGCTCAGTTGCTTCAAGGCGTtttctgactggtttacatgGCTGTGAATGTGtgactgtattgtattgtacatttgtactgcaGTCTTCATTGTCGTTAGTTGCTTTGCACAAATTCATAGTCTGTATTGTATAGACTGGCTACAGTGCTCTCGTACACTCAGAACCGATGTAATCTCTTCATTCTCTCTATCCCGCGAGATTAAATTCCCGTGAAATTGAATGCATCTATGGTATTGAGAAAAACTATACAGGAAGGCCGACTCACAAAGATGGACGTGACCCTCAAGACTCTGTCCCTAAGAGGAGTCGTGGTCTTCGGTGTCGGTAACTTCACTTCCACCTTCGTCAGTTGTGAATTTCTCCATCTCCAAACCTGGCACGGACAGATACAAACTAGGAGTGTTAGAAGGTTGTATGCTGATTGGTAAGCAATGGTGGTGAATGATAAACTATAATGATATAAGTCTGCTCCCTTGCTAGTCTAATAAGTAACTAACTACATCCATTGTAAACAGCCGATTTTCTAACCGACGTTTTGGGGACCttttgtcaccttcctcagggcactTTTGactcacattgcactgcagtataggtgtcgctgcttacataTGTGGTCACAAAAGTAAAGTATCATCGTCAACATGGCAATTTTCTTTTAATCAAAACTGCTTTCATTATGTTACAGAGTATACAGATTAcaattgtatatgtatatataatgttacagtgacttaaaaatatcaattgtaaATTTTCGTTTTTAAAATTATAAACTAAACATATCGTGACATATACAAGAGCCAGCAAGTCGTCAGAGGTTGTAGGCTAGTAGTTTTATGACAAagttctgaagtatcaaatgagTCGACGTTTGGCAAAAAAGGGAATCGACATTCTTTCTAATATCTCAGTTTGCTTTTCAAATTCATATGAACGAATGAGTTTTAAGATGACAACACTCTTGGAATCAAATCAGATGCAAACAGAAGTAGTAGGAAGATTCAATTAGCAGGTATGCCACAGAATtgtcttttattcaaaacaatgaGCTAACTACACACACCGGTATCATGTGGCGACTTTGGAGCTCCAGACAGTGCACCGTGTAGTTGTCTCGGCGACCGAACTTGTCAAACTGAACCCATCCGGTCACACCCATCGTCTTAACCTACAGAACCATCAATCATCAAGCAATTATTCAAAATATCACATAAAATGGTCGACTATACTAACAAAGACACCTAGAACTATAGCAACAGAGTGTGTGTATATCTGCAGTTATGATAAGTGTAAAACTCTGGAGGTAAAATGACATATATTCGAAAGACTCTAGACGTTAAAGTCGAATTTGAGTTATACGTAAATATATTATAAAGATTGAGGCATTTACGACCACATTAACGAAACCTAGATAGTGCTTGgttttttcaaatatatttaaGCCCAATTTAAGAATGGCATTAAGCATGCTTTAACATCTGCAGTGTTGATATTTAATGATGGTTGAATGATTGGAATGTTCATCATTGCATACGCAACTGACAAACCATTTCTTACTTGACTGTAAAttgatttttaatcaaaattagAAGACAACAATGAATTAAGACCATGATGTCTAAAGCTATTTATGTTTTGATATCCTTATGAGCAAACGTAAACTTTTACTATATTCTTGCAGTAAAATGTGAGATCAATATAATTTTGGTTCAATCACCTTCTGTAAGCTGCTTCTGATTTTGTCCCCGAACCGCCAGATGTTGTCGTCCTTCTCACAGGCAGGAGAAGTGACGTCTGATAGGTTGATGTCGGCTCTGTCCTGCTTCAGACTGGTGAATGCGCTGGAGATGATGCCAGCGGCATCGTACGTTAGAGCTGCTttgaactgaaaaaaatattattatgACCATGAGcttcatgaaagttcatcttaTTTAACGAATAACGTAAtgaaagaaattaaattgttcTCCAGCGCTCGAATTTTTTTACCGAATCTCTCAGTCTTTTCCAGCTTTTTACCCGAGTGCTAAAGACATGTGATTTCTTTAGCACGGGACGGGAGGCGCTACGTATACCGACTTCCAATAACCTTTGACCCAGTGCTGACGTACGTCACATATGCAAACGTTCGTGCATTTACAGCACTCGAGTCAGAAAGTTGGAGAAGACCGATAGGTTCGGTTAAAAATTTTGTTGATTGAAAGTTCCTAAGTTGaagaacagttttttttctatcattgaATTCTGTATTGGTTTACATTTTTGACAGGATCTACTATAAAACAGTCGGATTAGTAGTACTTCTATTCTATGTAGCTATAGGTCCAGTGTATATCTTAGATCTGTCCAGACCTTTAATGTGTTTTATTCCCGGTTTGCATACATATTCTAGGAGATGACCTATAAATTATGGAGGAAAAACAACGTAGTATGTTTACATCAATCATGACCAAATTCTGATTGAACATACTTGCTTGCTTGTTGCTTGAAGCAAGTATGTTCAATCATAATTTGgttatgttttaaaaaacataggcggaggaaaaaaacaactacaGGCTAAGCCATTTCCTGAAGAAATCAATGATGATCAAATCCCTATCGAACACGACCATGCCATTAAAAGTCCTGCCTCACCCCAATGTTCTTCCCGATCTTTTGGAAATCTCTGCTGTCATCTCTGAGTGGATCCACGATTTGAAAGCTGGTGACTTTGGCTTGTCCGAATGTCAGGTTCGCTTTGTTCAACAAATGGAAATCCTGCAAGACAAGTAACTGGTTACTTTGTAAAGATATAGAAACAAAATGACCCTGATAAGGGAATTTATTAAATGGAAACAATATTCAATTCAAACAGCACAGattattcatatttcaattATGTTATTAAATAAACCATATATTCTAAATTCTATCTGTCGTTTACAGCTGCCTTAAAAAGTGACAAGTCGAACTTGTATACTCAGTAAACATTAGTCATTGTagctatatagatatatttaGTAAGATACCGCATTGTTATATCACTGTAATCGACTTATATAGCTAACATAACATAATAAACGTCCAAATGGGGtttttcatccattcattaatactattctttatttcataattGAACATTTATTGCAATACTTTGTGGTAAAGTACTTTTTTGTATTAGTTTGAACCGCACTGGTTTTAAGTACATCATCAAAATGTCACGTGTAATGTTTACATGCCTTATCGGTGGATTTTTATGTATTTAGCGTTTGATAAGAATTAAAGATAAAGATTTTGCACAACGTCTTTTCGTGCTTGATACTTTTGTGTAGAACTTGAAATGCCTTAAAGCTAGCTTGTAATATGAGAAATAGCATAAGTTCAAACTATTATCAACATATAACAGATAACAGAAGTATGTGTTGCAGACTCACCAGGTTCATGAAGATATAGTGGTAGTAAGATGTCCACATGTTTCTTTCACTGATCTGGAAATATACAATCGTAATGTAGAAAACACGACTGacttacacacacaaacactaggaAAACGGGAGAACTTTCTTGGTGAAGCAAATGAAACAGTGGAATACCTTGCTAATCTGTAGCAAAAAATAACCTTTTTTAATTAAAAACATGATATTCTTGTCAAATGTAATAAGATAGTGTAACAACTCCAGCTTACTTAAAAAAAGTGATATTGAATTAGAATATAGATTCATTT contains the following coding sequences:
- the LOC118419645 gene encoding glutamate receptor 4-like isoform X2; this translates as MAPLNRMARTRVFLFLIICTQYTHAAFPQNVPIGAIFSDQSREETTAFRNRLDMLNKAKDASFKIVSEPKIVDTSNSFNMVNAVCSQIKRGSGGVYAIFGMYDMPALDAVQDYSRNLQVSFITPSYPPAYSKGSDFVVYMRPNLARPVVDLINKVYKWTSFTYVYDDDEGLSSLEQVMDLVQMKDTEVTARKLEGVDNANATINTIDAEGERKVIIDLDRRTTEALMKKISERNMWTSYYHYIFMNLDFHLLNKANLTFGQAKVTSFQIVDPLRDDSRDFQKIGKNIGFKAALTYDAAGIISSAFTSLKQDRADINLSDVTSPACEKDDNIWRFGDKIRSSLQKVKTMGVTGWVQFDKFGRRDNYTVHCLELQSRHMIPVWRWRNSQLTKVEVKLPTPKTTTPLRDRVLRVTSIFEPPYLMNKSAEEIAKCPRNNVNCQYEGYAVDMLEEIARIVNFTYKIHIVADGTYGAENETTGKWTGMVGELIEGKADLAVAPLTITLVRERVIDFSKPYTSTGISIMIKKPQKSKPGVFSFLDPLAYEIWMCILFAYIGVSVVLFLVSRFSPYEWHPAESCGVGSDEDEQTNDFGIWNSLWFSLGAFMQQGCDISPRSISGRIVGGVWWFFTLIIISSYTANLAAFLTVERMVTPIESADDLAKQTEIRYGIVKSGSTEAFFKSSTIPVYQKMWNFMSKAEPSPLMNNNNEGIMNVRQSKGKYAFLLESAMNDYIAQRKPCDTIKAGSNLDSKGYGIGMPKESPYRHKITLAVLKLREDGKLQNLENKWWYDKGECGPVESTKKGETSALSLSNVAGVFYILVGGLGLAMMAALLEFCYKSKVEANKSKVKNRMSVKGENGRVPSPTDPFPKSMSSVPITRPSGVSLYEMSYT
- the LOC118419645 gene encoding glutamate receptor 4-like isoform X1, which translates into the protein MAPLNRMARTRVFLFLIICTQYTHAAFPQNVPIGAIFSDQSREETTAFRNRLDMLNKAKDASFKIVSEPKIVDTSNSFNMVNAVCSQIKRGSGGVYAIFGMYDMPALDAVQDYSRNLQVSFITPSYPPAYSKGSDFVVYMRPNLARPVVDLINKVYKWTSFTYVYDDDEGLSSLEQVMDLVQMKDTEVTARKLEGVDNANATINTIDAEGERKVIIDLDRRTTEALMKKISERNMWTSYYHYIFMNLDFHLLNKANLTFGQAKVTSFQIVDPLRDDSRDFQKIGKNIGFKAALTYDAAGIISSAFTSLKQDRADINLSDVTSPACEKDDNIWRFGDKIRSSLQKVKTMGVTGWVQFDKFGRRDNYTVHCLELQSRHMIPVWRWRNSQLTKVEVKLPTPKTTTPLRDRVLRVTSIFEPPYLMNKSAEEIAKCPRNNVNCQYEGYAVDMLEEIARIVNFTYKIHIVADGTYGAENETTGKWTGMVGELIEGKADLAVAPLTITLVRERVIDFSKPYTSTGISIMIKKPQKSKPGVFSFLDPLAYEIWMCILFAYIGVSVVLFLVSRFSPYEWHPAESCGVGSDEDEQTNDFGIWNSLWFSLGAFMQQGCDISPRSISGRIVGGVWWFFTLIIISSYTANLAAFLTVERMVTPIESADDLAKQTEIRYGIVKSGSTEAFFKSSTIPVYQKMWNFMSKAEPSPLMNNNNEGIMNVRQSKGKYAFLLESAMNDYIAQRKPCDTIKAGSNLDSKGYGIGMPKESPYRYMHKITLAVLKLREDGKLQNLENKWWYDKGECGPVESTKKGETSALSLSNVAGVFYILVGGLGLAMMAALLEFCYKSKVEANKSKVKNRMSVKGENGRVPSPTDPFPKSMSSVPITRPSGVSLYEMSYT